TCCGCTCCGGGGCCGTCGCCCACCACCTGCCGGCCGAGCCTTCGTTCCGGCTCGGCTGGGACGTGGCCGGCGAGGTGGACGCCGTCGGCGAGGGCGTGACCGGCTTCCGCCCCGGCGACCGGGTGATCGGCCTCTCGCACTGGTTCGCCACCCGGAACGGCACCCACGCCGAGTACGTCGTGCTGGCCGCCACCGCCGTCGCCCCGGTCCCGGCCGGTGTCCCGGACACCGTCGCGGGGGCCCTGCCGCTGAACGGTCTGACCGCCCTCCAGGCCGTCGAGGCCACCGGGCTGACCCGGGGTCAGACCCTGCTGGTCACCGGAGCGGCGGGCAACCTCGGCGGCCTGGTGGTCCAACTCGCCGTCGCCCAGGGCCTCCGGGTGATCGCCCTGGCCCGGCCCGAGGACCACGAGTTCGTCACCGGGCACGGCGCCCGGCACACCGACGCGGTCACCCCCGGCGAGGCGGACGCGGTCGTCGACACCGCCCTGCTCGGCGCCGCCGTGCTGCCCGCCCTCCGGGACGGCGCCGCCTTCGTCGCCGTCCGCCCCGGCCCGCTCGCGGTCGAACGCGGCATCCGGCACACCGTGCTGAACGTCCGCCCCGACAGCGCCCAACTCGCCGAGCTGGGCGAGCTGGTGGCGGCCGGACGGCTCACCGTCCGGATCGCCGCCGAGCACCCGTACACCGAGGCCGCCAAGGCGCACGAGCAGGCCGAGCAGGGCGGCCTGCGGGGCGCGGTGGTACTGACCTTCTGAGGCTCAGCGGTCCGCGTCGTCCTTGCGCCGACGGGCCACCAGGACCGCCCCGGCGCCCAGCGCCAGCGCCGCCGCACCGGCCACCGCGAACACCGGCGAGGCCGAGGAGCCGGTCGCGGCGAGCTCACCGACCGGGGCGGCCGACGGCACCGGGGTGGGTACGGCGGACGGGATCACCGAGGCGGTCACCGGACGGTCCTCGGCCTGGTCCGAGGGGTCCTCGTCGACCGCCGGGGCGGGGGGCGACGTGGGCGTCGGCGTCGGCGTGGCGGTGGCACTCTCGGCCGGGGTCACCGGGGTCGGCGTCGGCTGCTGCGCCTCGGCCGCCCGCGCCTCGGCGAGGGCCCGGTCCGCTGCCTGACTTGCCGCCAACGCGTCGGCCACCGCCTGCCGGGAGCGGCCGACCTGCCTGGTGACCTCGACCCGCCAGTCATCGCCCTGATCAACCGCCGCAGCAAGCTCCCGCTCCGCTCCGGCCAGCGCATCGGCGGCGGCCTTGGCGGCGAGATCGGCCCGGTGCAGCTCCCGGAACGCCGCCACCCGCTCGTCCTCGGTGGTGGTGGCCGGCAGCGCGTCGATCGCGGCACTGCGCTCGCTCCGCACCCGCTCGGCGTCCGCCTTGGTGATCTTGGCCTGCTGCACCGCCGCCGTCGCCGCGTCCCGCCGGGCCCGGATCGCCTCGGGCAGCTCCCCGCTGCTCAGCAGCGCGACGAGCTCCTGCTCCCGGGCGGTCTCCTTGGCCAGCACCGCTTCGTAGGTGGCCCGCGCGTCGGCGGCGGCCTGCTCCAACTGCGCGACGCTGCTCTGGGACCGGACCACCGTGGCGGTCCCGGCGAAGGCGGGGCTCACCGCGAGCGCGGTCGGCGCCGAGACGGCGATCAGGGCGACGGCAAGGGCGGTACGGAACTTCACGGGAACTACCTTCTGACTGGCAAGCAACAAATGAGCGAGGAGGGTGGACTGACGATCAGTCAGCTTTTGTCGTAGTAGCCGAACATGTCGACCACCAGGTCGGCGTCGCCACCCCCGGCATTCCAGAAATCGACGATCCCGTACGGCCCGGGAACCGCCTGGACCAGGTTGGGGACGGTCGCCCCGGGCCGCTGCCAGTTCAGCGAGGAGACCGTCGGGCGGTCCGGCCAGACCGCCGTCCGGTCCTGGTACTGGGCAAGGGAGTTCGGGTCCGGCGCGACGGTCAGGAAGCCCGCGCTGCGGGTCCCCGTCACGGTGGTGTTCAGCACGAAGCCGGTCACGCCGGGCATCCCGTCGCCGAGCGCCAGCGGGAGGTAGCCGCCGCCGGGCACCGGGGTGCTCGACCACTCGGCGGTCCGGGTGTCGGCCAGCCGCTCGGGGTCGATCGGCAGGTAGCTGCTGTTGCCGTCCGCGCTGTAGTAGCCGACCACGTCCACGATCACGTCGGCCGGATCCCCGCTGCCGTTGAAGACCTGGATCTTCCCGTCCGAACCGACCGGCACCACCACCGAGTTGGCGATGGTCTGTCCCGTACCGAAGTTCAGGTTCGAGGCGTTCGGCCGGGCCGTACCGCTCGGGTGGACGGTCAGGAAGCCCTGGTTCCGGCTTTCGGTGGCGGTCACGTTCAGCGCCACCGCGGTGATGCCCGCACCGGGCAGCCGGCCGACCCCGGCGACCTGCACCGGGATCGAGCCGCGGCCCGCGATCTGGCCGCGCGGGGCGCCCAGGCCGTCCCGGGTGTCCACCAGCCGGGCCGGCGGGACCGGGGTGTAGCCGCTGGAGACGGACTGGGTGAAGTAGCCGCTGACGTCG
This genomic interval from Kitasatospora gansuensis contains the following:
- a CDS encoding NADP-dependent oxidoreductase; its protein translation is MRAVTVRTFGCPEVIELADAPLPQPGPDELRIRTRASAVHPADLAVRSGAVAHHLPAEPSFRLGWDVAGEVDAVGEGVTGFRPGDRVIGLSHWFATRNGTHAEYVVLAATAVAPVPAGVPDTVAGALPLNGLTALQAVEATGLTRGQTLLVTGAAGNLGGLVVQLAVAQGLRVIALARPEDHEFVTGHGARHTDAVTPGEADAVVDTALLGAAVLPALRDGAAFVAVRPGPLAVERGIRHTVLNVRPDSAQLAELGELVAAGRLTVRIAAEHPYTEAAKAHEQAEQGGLRGAVVLTF
- a CDS encoding LPXTG cell wall anchor domain-containing protein, which encodes MKFRTALAVALIAVSAPTALAVSPAFAGTATVVRSQSSVAQLEQAAADARATYEAVLAKETAREQELVALLSSGELPEAIRARRDAATAAVQQAKITKADAERVRSERSAAIDALPATTTEDERVAAFRELHRADLAAKAAADALAGAERELAAAVDQGDDWRVEVTRQVGRSRQAVADALAASQAADRALAEARAAEAQQPTPTPVTPAESATATPTPTPTSPPAPAVDEDPSDQAEDRPVTASVIPSAVPTPVPSAAPVGELAATGSSASPVFAVAGAAALALGAGAVLVARRRKDDADR